A part of Aegilops tauschii subsp. strangulata cultivar AL8/78 chromosome 2, Aet v6.0, whole genome shotgun sequence genomic DNA contains:
- the LOC109758357 gene encoding cytosolic sulfotransferase 5 has protein sequence MAAKTKAPAGTPVGPVPFADVETDPGLVSPVPEQLPEEHAALPSASAFNGRMNIRCYQGFWLPDYFAAAAVALQRRFEPCRNDVIVASFPKSGTTWLNALAFATMARRAYPAADAGHPLLRLNPHQCIPFLENLFRSRAEAAKLEALPSPRLMNTHMPLGMIMPGAGGCKVVYVCREPKDMVVSLWHFLQHVHPDLALADVLDSVCSGAVPYGPVWDHILGYWRASIARPDAVLFLRYEELLRDPAGNVRDLARFVGLPFSDEEEDAGVVQDIVKLCSFGHLKPLEANSTGQLDPLVPVPREALFRKGVAGDWANHMTPEMARRLDEIVADKFHATGLTFQ, from the coding sequence ATGGCGGCCAAGACTAAGGCACCAGCTGGTACTCCGGTCGGCCCCGTCCCTTTCGCGGACGTCGAGACCGACCCAGGCTTGGTCTCCCCAGTGCCGGAGCAGCTCCCGGAAGAGCACGCCGCCCTGCCGAGCGCGTCCGCGTTCAACGGCCGGATGAACATCCGTTGCTACCAGGGCTTCTGGCTGCCGGATTActtcgccgccgcggccgtcGCCCTGCAGCGCCGCTTCGAGCCCTGCCGCAACGACGTAATCGTCGCAAGCTTTCCCAAGTCCGGCACCACGTGGCTTAACGCCCTGGCGTTCGCCACCATGGCACGGCGGGCTTATCCGGCCGCCGACGCCGGGCATCCGCTGCTACGCCTCAACCCGCACCAGTGCATCCCTTTCCTGGAGAACCTCTTCCGGAGCCGCGCGGAGGCCGCCAAGCTCGAGGCGCTGCCGTCCCCGCGCCTAATGAACACGCACATGCCGCTCGGCATGATAATGCCGGGCGCCGGCGGGTGCAAGGTCGTCTACGTGTGCAGGGAGCCCAAGGACATGGTCGTCTCGTTGTGGCACTTCCTCCAGCATGTGCATCCAGACCTGGCGCTGGCCGACGTCCTCGACTCCGTGTGCAGCGGCGCGGTGCCGTATGGACCCGTCTGGGACCACATCCTCGGCTACTGGCGCGCCAGCATCGCGAGGCCAGACGCCGTGCTCTTCTTGCGGTACGAGGAGCTGCTGCGCGACCCCGCCGGGAACGTCAGGGATCTGGCGCGGTTCGTCGGGCTGCCGTtctccgacgaggaggaggacgccggCGTCGTCCAGGACATCGTCAAGCTCTGCAGCTTCGGTCACCTCAAGCCCTTGGAAGCCAATTCGACGGGCCAGCTGGATCCCCTCGTCCCGGTGCCGCGCGAGGCGCTGTTCAGGAAGGGCGTGGCCGGCGACTGGGCGAACCACATGACGCCGGAGATGGCGCGACGCCTCGACGAAATCGTCGCCGACAAGTTCCATGCGACCGGCCTCACTTTTCAGTGA